The Raphanus sativus cultivar WK10039 chromosome 2, ASM80110v3, whole genome shotgun sequence genome includes a region encoding these proteins:
- the LOC108840456 gene encoding aminopeptidase M1: protein MDQFKGQPRLPKFAVPKRYDLHLIPDLVACTFTGTVAIDLDVVADTRFIVLNAADLSVNDASVSFTPRSSSQTVAAPKVSLFEEDEILVLEFPETLPHGVGVLQLAFNGILSDKMKGFYKSTYEHNGEKKNMAVTQFEPADARRCFPCWDEPACKATFKITLEVPSDLVALSNMPVVEEKVNGNVKIVSYQESPIMSTYLVAIVVGLFDYVEDHTSDGIKVRVYCQVGKADQGKFALHVGAKTLDLFKEYFAVPYPLPKIDMIAIPDFAAGAMENYGLVTYRETALLYDEQHSAASNKQRVATVVAHELAHQWFGNLVTMEWWTHLWLNEGFATWVSYLATDSLFPEWKIWTQFLDESTEGLRLDGLEESHPIEVEVNHASEIDEIFDAISYRKGASVIRMLQSYLGAEVFQKSLAAYVKRHAYSNAKTEDLWTALEEGSGEPVNKLMSSWTKQKGYPVVSAKIKDGKLELEQSRFLSSGSPGEGQWIVPVTLCCGSYDVRKNFLLESKSGAYDIKELLGCSVGDGSWIKINVDQAGFYRVKYDDSLAAGLRKATESQSLTAIDRYGILDDSFALSMARQQSLASLLTLISAYKKESDYTVLSNLIVISYKVVKIAADANLELMSGIKQFFIGVFQLAAGKLGWDPKQGESHLDAMLRGEVLTALATFGHDETLKEGVRRFDAFLADRNTTLLPPDLRRASYVAVMQRANKSDKSGFESLLKVYRETDLSQEKTRILGSLACCPDPSIVQDVLNFVLSDEVRNQDAVYGLSGVSWEGREVAWKWLQEKWEFIEKTWGSGFLLTRFISAVVSPFASFEKAKEVQEYFLTRSKPSMARTLKQSIEKVHINANWVESIKKEDNLTHLVTQLSSN, encoded by the exons ATGGATCAGTTCAAAGGTCAGCCTCGCCTTCCCAAGTTCGCCGTTCCCAAGCGCTACGATCTCCATCTCATCCCCGATCTCGTCGCCTGTACTTTCACCGGAACAGTAGCGATCGATCTCGATGTAGTCGCCGATACTCGTTTCATCGTTCTCAACGCTGCTGATCTCTCCGTCAACGATGCCTCCGTTTCCTTCACTCCCCGTTCCTCCTCTCAG ACGGTTGCAGCTCCGAAAGTTTCACTCTTTGAAGAGGATGAGATTCTTGTGCTTGAGTTTCCTGAGACTCTTCCCCATGGAGTCGGAGTTCTCCAACTCGCTTTCAATGGAATCCTCAGTGACAAGATGAAGGGATTCTACAAAAg TACCTATGAACATAACGGTGAGAAGAAGAACATGGCCGTTACCCAGTTTGAACCAGCTGATGCTAGGAGATGCTTCCCATGCTGGGATGAACCTGCTTGCAag GCTACCTTCAAGATTACACTAGAGGTGCCTTCTGATTTAGTGGCTCTCTCCAACATGCCCGTTGTGGAGGAGAAAGTTAATGGCAACGTGAAGATCGTCTCTTATCAAGAGTCACCGATCATGTCTACATACTTGGTGGCGATTGTTGTTGGATTATTTGACTACGTAGAAGATCACACATCCGAtg GTATCAAAGTCAGAGTGTACTGTCAAGTGGGCAAAGCCGACCAAGGCAAATTTGCCTTGCATGTTGGTGCAAAGACCTTGGATTTGTTCAAAGA GTACTTTGCTGTGCCGTATCCCCTTCCCAAAATCGATATGATTGCGATCCCGGATTTTGCTGCTGGAGCTATGGAGAACTACGGTTTAGTTACATACCGTGAAACAGCTCTTCTCTATGATGAGCAACATTCAGCAGCTTCTAACAAACAGAGG GTTGCGACTGTTGTTGCCCATGAACTGGCCCACCAGTGGTTTGGCAATCTCGTCACTATGGAGTGGTGGACTCATCTATGGCTGAATGAGGGTTTTGCTACTTGG GTCAGCTACTTGGCAACTGATAGTTTGTTCCCTGAATGGAAAATCTGGACCCAGTTCTTAGATGAATCTACCGAGGGTCTAAGGCTAGATGGACTTGAGGAGTCTCACCCAATAGAG GTGGAGGTTAATCATGCTTCTGAAATTGATGAAATATTTGATGCAATAAGCTACAGGAAGGGTGCATCTGTCATCCGCATGCTACAAAGCTATCTTGGTGCTGAAGTTTTCCAG AAGTCGCTTGCTGCATACGTTAAACGTCATGCTTACTCAAACGCAAAGACTGAAGACCTGTGGACGGCTTTGGAAGAGGGTTCAGGAGAACCTGTGAACAAGCTTATGAGTTCTTGGACAAAGCAAAAAGGATATCCTGTTGTCTCAGCCAAAATAAAAGATGGAAAACTGGAACTTGAGCAG TCTCGTTTCTTGTCAAGCGGTTCTCCTGGGGAAGGACAATGGATTGTGCCAGTAACCTTGTGCTGTGGTTCATATGACGTGCGCAAAAACTTCTTGTTGGAATCCAAATCTGGAGCATATGATATAAAGGAGTTATTGGGCTGTTCCGTTGGTGATGGCTCTTGGATAAAAATCAATGTCGATCAGGCTGGGTTCTATAGGGTGAAATATGATGACAGCCTTGCGGCTGGACTCAGGAAGGCAACAGAGAGCCAAAGCTTGACTGCTATTGATAGATATG GTATTTTGGATGATTCTTTTGCACTTTCTATGGCTCGTCAGCAATCTCTGGCCTCTTTGCTCACTTTGATTAGTGCTTACAAAAAGGAATCTGACTATACCGTGCTGTCAAACCTCATTGTT ATAAGCTACAAAGTTGTGAAGATTGCAGCAGATGCAAATTTAGAACTGATGTCTGGGATTAAACAATTTTTCATCGGCGTTTTCCAGCTTGCTGCTGG GAAACTTGGTTGGGACCCAAAACAAGGGGAGAGCCATCTAGATGCTATGCTGAGAGGGGAAGTCTTAACTGCACTTGCTACGTTTGGGCATGATGAGACACTAAAGGAGGGAGTTAGAAGATTTGATGCATTCTTAGCTGATAGGAACACTACGCTTCTGCCTCCTGACCTCAGAAGG GCTTCTTATGTTGCTGTAATGCAGAGAGCCAACAAATCAGACAAATCTGGTTTTGAGTCTCTTCTGAAAGTTTATAGGGAAACAGACCTGAGCCAGGAGAAAACGCGAATCTTAG GTTCTTTGGCATGTTGCCCAGACCCCAGTATAGTTCAAGATGTTCTTAACTTTGTATTGTCTGATGAG GTCCGGAATCAAGATGCAGTTTATGGACTTTCCGGTGTAAGTTGGGAAGGACGTGAAGTAGCATGGAAATGGCTACAGGAGAAGTGGGAGTTCATTGAGAAGACATGGGGTTCTGGATTTCTCCTAACACGCTTCATAAGTGCAGTTGTATCTCCG TTTGCGTCGTTTGAGAAGGCGAAAGAAGTGCAGGAGTATTTCTTAACGAGATCAAAGCCTTCAATGGCAAGAACCTTGAAGCAGAGCATTGAAAAGGTTCATATTAATGCTAATTGGGTGGAGAGTATCAAAAAGGAAGACAATCTCACACACCTCGTTACTCAGCTCTCTTCAAACTAA
- the LOC130508243 gene encoding uncharacterized protein LOC130508243, whose product MEAAYKPEVNDELDTQNFMKFDEVNSPATERTKSGTSRKNLAPKDLSFVGYTYKNFDAVKGLRHSLEMARTMSLDRSPAEVMPVERISGEAAEAQMVSSMDDPMVI is encoded by the exons ATGGAGGCTGCTTACAAACCAGAAGTGAACGACGAGCTAGATACACAAAACTTTATGAAGTTTGATGAA GTGAATTCTCCTGCAACTGAAAGAACTAAATCGGGCACCTCCAGGAAG AATCTTGCTCCCAAGGATTTAAGCTTTGTTGGCTATACATACAAGAACTTTGACGCTGTGAAAGGATTGCGTCATTCACTTG AGATGGCAAGAACTATGTCTCTGGATCGATCACCAG CTGAGGTGATGCCTGTGGAGCGGATAAGCGGGGAAGCAGCAGAGGCTCAGATGGTTTCATCGATGGATGATCCAATGGTAATTTGA